One Pseudomonas entomophila genomic window carries:
- a CDS encoding tautomerase family protein, with protein sequence MPYVHIRVTDEGVSAEHKRLLIEGTTQLLEQVLNKPPASTFVVIEEVPTDNWGVGGETVTALRKK encoded by the coding sequence GTCCATATCCGCGTGACCGATGAAGGCGTCAGCGCCGAGCACAAACGCCTGCTGATCGAAGGCACGACGCAGTTGCTGGAACAGGTGCTGAACAAGCCACCGGCCAGCACCTTCGTGGTGATCGAAGAGGTGCCCACCGATAACTGGGGGGTGGGCGGCGAGACGGTGACGGCGCTGCGCAAGAAGTAG